In a single window of the Amycolatopsis sp. cg5 genome:
- a CDS encoding 3-isopropylmalate dehydrogenase → MRLAVIPGDGIGPEVVAEALKVLGEVVPTAEITNYDLGAARWHSTGELLPESVLGELRQHDAILLGAVGDPSVPSGILERGLLLRLRFEMDHHVNLRPARLYPGVRGPLADNSEIDMVVVREGTEGPYAGTGGLLRKDTEHEIATEVSVNTAFGIRRVVADAFNRAEARPRKHLTLVHKTNVLEYAGGLWSRIVEEVSLEHPDVTVAYSHVDAATIHMVTDPSRFDVVVTDNLFGDIITDLAAAVTGGIGLAASGNLDITRRNPSMFEPVHGSAPDIAGQGLADPTAAVLSVALLLDHLGQKEAARRIEASVAFDLATRDQANPGPTHSIGDRLAALVSSNTRPTV, encoded by the coding sequence ATGCGGCTCGCAGTGATCCCAGGTGACGGGATCGGACCCGAGGTGGTCGCCGAGGCGCTCAAGGTGCTCGGCGAAGTCGTGCCGACGGCTGAGATCACCAACTACGACCTCGGGGCGGCGCGCTGGCACTCCACCGGTGAGCTGCTTCCCGAGTCCGTGCTGGGCGAGCTTCGCCAGCACGACGCGATCCTGCTCGGCGCCGTCGGCGACCCGAGCGTCCCCAGTGGCATCCTCGAGCGCGGGCTGCTGCTGCGCCTGCGGTTCGAGATGGACCACCACGTGAACCTGCGCCCCGCCCGGCTGTACCCGGGTGTGCGCGGCCCGCTCGCCGACAACAGCGAGATCGACATGGTCGTCGTGCGCGAGGGCACCGAGGGCCCGTACGCGGGCACCGGCGGCCTGCTGCGCAAGGACACCGAGCACGAGATCGCGACCGAGGTGAGCGTCAACACCGCGTTCGGCATCCGCCGCGTGGTCGCCGACGCGTTCAACCGCGCCGAGGCCCGCCCGCGCAAGCACCTCACCCTGGTGCACAAGACCAACGTCCTCGAGTACGCCGGTGGCCTCTGGTCCCGCATCGTCGAAGAGGTCTCGCTGGAGCACCCGGACGTCACGGTCGCCTACTCCCACGTGGACGCCGCGACCATCCACATGGTCACCGACCCGTCCCGGTTCGACGTGGTCGTCACCGACAACCTGTTCGGCGACATCATCACCGACCTCGCGGCCGCCGTCACCGGTGGCATCGGCCTGGCGGCCAGCGGCAACCTGGACATCACCCGCCGCAACCCGTCCATGTTCGAGCCGGTGCACGGCTCCGCGCCGGACATCGCGGGCCAGGGTCTCGCCGACCCGACCGCCGCGGTCCTCTCGGTCGCGCTCCTGCTCGACCACCTGGGCCAGAAGGAAGCCGCGCGCCGCATCGAGGCCTCGGTCGCGTTCGACCTGGCGACCCGCGACCAGGCCAACCCTGGCCCGACGCACTCGATCGGCGACCGGCTGGCCGCGCTGGTCTCGTCCAACACCCGCCCGACCGTTTAG
- a CDS encoding S8 family serine peptidase, with translation MRRRIPVYAAAVLAAAVIAAPPASAQDVPLADGVGTAKVNASGIKGKLSPRVSAAQGKITAFVELAKKPAVDAFNAEQHKGKEKAKQAAKAAKAETAAAVDAVVGQLKASDRGAKVITQTANAVSGAVVTADAAKLRELAKRPDVVAVRTVVPKSRTNSSAVQLTNTLATWQQTGRLGDGVRVGVIDDGIDYTHADFGGPGTPAAYKAIDRTKVDAAYFPTAKVVGGTDLVGDDYDANRGDTPAPDPNPLACGEHGTHVAGTVAGFGVNADGTTFKGDYSKLNAKKIEALKVGPGTAPKALLYAVKVFGCEGSTNVVSQALDWSLDPDGDGDFSDHLDVVNLSLGGDFNAPDDPDSLFVRKIAANNVLPVFSAGNGGDLYDVAGAPGNTPEALTVASSRDRSILRDAADIVAPITGAKGGQFSQNYTGFDTLDLTKPVAKLSAANADGCKPYSDADKAAVAGKFAWLEWDNNDATRLCGSAVRANNAQAAGAAGTLLSSTVEHFSAGIAGNATNPMFQFTASATNAVRPGLNAGTLQVHLSGKGRASLQTYDNSIVDSPSSFSSRGVRGPASKPDITAPGDTISSAFRGSGNDRTVLSGTSMAAPHTAGITALVREAHPDWTVEEVKAAVIDTAGHDLKDAAGHTFAPQRVGTGRIDAKAALDNQVLAYVVDNPGAVSVNFGTVEAGGPVSLTKTVKVVNKGVKPVEYGVAYQGVNTLPGVEFQLDKDTVKLSPRGITTVKVTLKITDPKALRKVIDPTMATEQAGLARQFLADASGRIAFTPRSGATVPLRVAVYSAPKPVSDIATSAEANFHGSTQAVVNLTGKGVDQGSGAQRYRSLISVLELQAESPQLAECDHSTTTDCTINNTAKGADLRYVGAASTAPLAKQQGEPENALLAFGLTTWSDWANLGSNTIPFVDIDTTGDGRPDFETFVTKAPSTDVLLAQTVALADGSVVDVQAVNGQLGDVDTNVFDTNVVTLPVSVAALGIDVNGASHKISYSVGTAGPYVAPGTTNGLIDFVAGPLSFDVLAPGYSVQGGGDAALGYTAKPGTALVVNRNAATTDTVLGLLALEHHNASGDRVNVIKINTGQSGSAEPLPVTGPGRQGGRQPIGVG, from the coding sequence ATGAGAAGACGCATACCGGTCTACGCCGCCGCGGTGCTGGCTGCGGCGGTCATCGCCGCCCCGCCCGCCTCGGCCCAGGACGTGCCGCTCGCCGATGGGGTCGGCACGGCGAAAGTCAACGCTTCGGGGATCAAGGGGAAGCTGTCGCCGCGTGTGAGCGCCGCGCAGGGCAAGATCACCGCGTTCGTCGAGCTGGCCAAGAAGCCGGCTGTCGACGCCTTCAACGCGGAACAGCACAAGGGCAAGGAAAAGGCCAAGCAGGCCGCCAAGGCCGCGAAGGCCGAAACGGCCGCCGCCGTGGACGCGGTCGTCGGCCAGCTCAAGGCGAGCGACCGCGGCGCCAAGGTCATCACCCAGACGGCCAACGCCGTCTCCGGCGCCGTCGTGACCGCGGATGCCGCGAAGCTGCGTGAGCTCGCGAAGCGCCCGGACGTGGTGGCCGTGCGCACCGTCGTTCCCAAGTCTCGCACCAACTCCAGCGCCGTCCAGCTCACCAACACCCTCGCGACCTGGCAGCAGACCGGCAGGCTCGGCGACGGCGTGCGCGTCGGCGTGATCGACGACGGCATCGACTACACCCACGCCGACTTCGGCGGCCCCGGCACTCCGGCGGCGTACAAGGCGATCGACCGGACCAAGGTCGACGCCGCGTACTTCCCGACCGCCAAGGTGGTCGGCGGCACGGACCTGGTCGGCGACGACTACGACGCCAACCGCGGCGACACCCCGGCGCCCGACCCGAACCCGCTCGCCTGCGGTGAGCACGGCACGCACGTGGCGGGCACCGTCGCCGGATTCGGCGTCAACGCCGACGGCACCACCTTCAAGGGCGACTACTCGAAGCTCAACGCCAAGAAGATCGAGGCGCTGAAGGTCGGCCCCGGCACCGCGCCGAAGGCACTGCTCTACGCCGTCAAGGTGTTCGGCTGCGAGGGCTCGACGAACGTCGTCTCGCAGGCGCTCGACTGGTCGCTCGACCCGGACGGTGACGGCGACTTCAGCGATCACCTCGACGTGGTCAACCTCAGCCTCGGCGGCGACTTCAACGCGCCCGACGACCCCGACTCGCTGTTCGTGCGCAAGATCGCCGCGAACAACGTGCTCCCGGTCTTCTCCGCGGGCAACGGCGGCGACCTCTACGACGTCGCGGGCGCGCCGGGCAACACCCCGGAGGCGCTGACCGTCGCCAGCAGCCGTGACCGCTCGATCCTGCGGGACGCGGCCGACATCGTCGCGCCGATCACCGGCGCCAAGGGCGGCCAGTTCAGCCAGAACTACACCGGGTTCGACACACTCGACCTGACCAAGCCGGTCGCGAAGCTCTCGGCGGCCAACGCCGACGGCTGCAAGCCCTATTCGGACGCCGACAAGGCCGCCGTCGCGGGCAAGTTCGCCTGGCTGGAGTGGGACAACAACGACGCGACGCGCCTGTGCGGCTCCGCCGTCCGCGCGAACAACGCGCAGGCCGCCGGCGCCGCGGGCACGCTGCTTTCGTCCACTGTGGAGCACTTCTCCGCCGGTATCGCGGGCAACGCGACCAACCCGATGTTCCAGTTCACCGCCTCGGCCACCAACGCGGTGCGGCCGGGCCTGAACGCGGGCACGCTGCAGGTCCACCTCAGCGGCAAGGGCCGCGCGAGCCTGCAGACCTACGACAACTCCATTGTGGACAGCCCGAGCTCGTTCAGCTCGCGCGGTGTCCGCGGCCCGGCGTCGAAGCCGGACATCACCGCGCCCGGTGACACGATCTCGTCGGCCTTCCGCGGCAGCGGCAACGACCGGACCGTGCTCTCGGGCACCTCGATGGCCGCGCCGCACACCGCGGGCATCACCGCGCTGGTCCGCGAGGCGCACCCCGACTGGACCGTCGAAGAGGTCAAGGCCGCCGTCATCGACACCGCGGGCCACGACCTCAAGGACGCGGCCGGGCACACCTTCGCGCCGCAGCGCGTCGGCACCGGCCGGATCGACGCGAAGGCCGCGCTGGACAACCAGGTCCTCGCGTACGTCGTGGACAACCCGGGTGCCGTCAGCGTCAACTTCGGCACCGTCGAAGCGGGTGGCCCGGTGAGCCTGACCAAGACGGTCAAGGTCGTCAACAAGGGTGTCAAGCCGGTCGAGTACGGCGTCGCCTACCAGGGCGTGAACACGCTGCCCGGCGTCGAATTCCAGCTGGACAAGGACACGGTGAAGCTGAGCCCGCGTGGCATCACGACGGTCAAGGTGACGCTGAAGATCACCGACCCGAAGGCGCTGCGCAAGGTCATCGACCCGACCATGGCCACCGAGCAGGCGGGGCTGGCGCGCCAGTTCCTCGCCGACGCGTCCGGCCGGATCGCGTTCACCCCGCGCAGCGGCGCGACCGTGCCGCTGCGGGTGGCCGTCTACTCGGCTCCCAAACCGGTTTCGGACATCGCCACCAGCGCCGAGGCGAACTTCCACGGGAGCACGCAGGCCGTGGTCAACCTGACCGGCAAGGGCGTCGACCAGGGCAGTGGCGCGCAGCGCTACCGCTCGCTGATCAGCGTGCTCGAACTGCAGGCCGAGTCGCCGCAGCTGGCCGAATGCGACCACTCGACGACCACCGACTGCACGATCAACAACACCGCCAAGGGCGCCGACCTGCGCTATGTCGGCGCCGCGTCGACCGCCCCGCTCGCCAAGCAGCAGGGCGAGCCGGAGAACGCGCTGCTCGCGTTCGGGCTCACCACCTGGAGCGACTGGGCCAACCTCGGCAGCAACACCATCCCGTTCGTCGACATCGACACCACCGGCGACGGGCGTCCGGATTTTGAGACCTTCGTGACGAAGGCGCCCTCGACGGACGTGCTGCTCGCCCAGACGGTCGCGCTGGCAGACGGCTCGGTGGTCGACGTCCAGGCGGTCAACGGTCAGCTGGGTGACGTGGACACCAACGTGTTCGACACCAACGTGGTCACCCTTCCGGTCAGTGTCGCAGCTTTGGGTATCGACGTGAACGGCGCTTCGCACAAGATCAGCTACTCCGTGGGCACCGCCGGGCCGTACGTCGCGCCCGGTACGACCAACGGGCTGATCGACTTCGTCGCCGGTCCGCTGTCGTTCGACGTGCTCGCGCCGGGCTACTCGGTGCAGGGCGGCGGCGACGCGGCGCTCGGGTACACGGCCAAGCCGGGTACCGCGCTCGTGGTCAACCGGAACGCGGCCACCACCGACACCGTGCTCGGCCTGCTGGCACTGGAACACCACAACGCTTCAGGCGATCGGGTGAATGTCATCAAGATCAACACTGGTCAGAGTGGTTCGGCAGAGCCTCTTCCGGTGACCGGGCCGGGCCGCCAGGGCGGCCGTCAGCCCATCGGGGTCGGTTGA
- the serA gene encoding phosphoglycerate dehydrogenase: MTNASKPVVLIAEKLAPSVLSVFGDEVDVQHVDGTDRAALLEAVKSADALLVRSATQVDAEVFAATTRLKVVARAGVGLDNVEVPAATERGVLVVNAPTSNIVSAAEHAVALLLSVARRVPAASESLRGGAWKRSSYSGVEVQGKTVGVVGLGKIGQLFAQRLAAFGTKLIAYDPYVSAARAAQLGIELVTLDELLERADFISIHLPKTPETKGLIDAEALKKTKQGVIIVNAARGGLIVEEDLADAIRSGHVGGAGIDVFVTEPTTESPLFDLPNVVVTPHLGASTAEAQDRAGTDVARSTLLALRGDFVPDAVNVTGGGTVGEHVRPYLSLTQKLGTVLSALNPKAPASVTVTVKGELAGEDVSVLQLAALRGVFTGVVDEQVTFVNAPRLAADRGVQVELVTETESPKFRSAVTIRVVTADGQTLTVSGSVTGKEEVEKIVEVNGRHFDLRAEGDVLLLEYPDRPGIMGRVGTLLGEAGVNIEAAQISQTTDGSDSVMLLRVDREVGAHLLEPIGAGVGTHTIRGIHLG; this comes from the coding sequence GTGACCAATGCCAGCAAGCCCGTCGTCCTCATCGCGGAAAAGCTCGCGCCCTCCGTCCTCAGTGTCTTCGGTGACGAGGTGGACGTCCAGCATGTGGACGGCACCGACCGTGCCGCGCTGCTCGAGGCCGTGAAGAGTGCCGACGCGCTGCTCGTGCGGTCCGCGACCCAGGTCGACGCCGAGGTGTTCGCCGCGACCACCCGCCTGAAGGTCGTCGCCCGCGCGGGCGTCGGGCTGGACAACGTCGAGGTGCCCGCCGCCACCGAGCGCGGTGTGCTGGTCGTCAACGCCCCGACCTCCAACATCGTCAGCGCCGCCGAGCACGCGGTCGCGCTGCTGCTCTCGGTCGCCCGCCGCGTCCCGGCCGCCAGCGAGAGCCTGCGTGGCGGCGCGTGGAAGCGCAGCTCGTACTCGGGCGTCGAGGTGCAGGGCAAGACCGTCGGTGTGGTCGGCCTCGGCAAGATCGGCCAGCTGTTCGCGCAGCGCCTCGCCGCGTTCGGCACCAAGCTCATCGCGTACGACCCCTACGTCAGCGCCGCCCGCGCCGCGCAGCTCGGCATCGAGCTCGTCACGCTGGACGAGCTGCTGGAGCGCGCCGACTTCATCTCGATCCACCTGCCGAAGACACCCGAGACCAAGGGCCTCATCGACGCCGAAGCGCTCAAGAAGACCAAGCAGGGCGTCATCATCGTCAACGCCGCGCGCGGTGGCCTGATCGTCGAAGAGGACCTCGCCGACGCCATCCGCTCCGGCCACGTCGGCGGCGCGGGCATCGACGTCTTCGTCACCGAGCCCACCACCGAGAGCCCGCTGTTCGACCTGCCGAACGTGGTCGTCACCCCGCACCTGGGCGCGTCGACCGCCGAGGCGCAGGACCGCGCCGGCACCGACGTCGCGCGTTCGACGCTGCTGGCGCTGCGCGGCGACTTCGTGCCCGACGCCGTCAACGTCACCGGCGGCGGCACGGTCGGCGAGCACGTCCGCCCGTACCTTTCGCTCACCCAGAAGCTCGGCACCGTGCTGTCCGCGCTGAACCCGAAGGCGCCCGCCTCGGTGACCGTCACCGTCAAGGGCGAGCTGGCAGGCGAGGACGTCAGCGTCCTGCAGCTCGCCGCGCTGCGCGGTGTCTTCACCGGCGTCGTCGACGAGCAGGTCACCTTCGTCAACGCGCCGCGCCTGGCGGCCGACCGTGGCGTGCAGGTCGAGCTGGTCACCGAGACCGAGAGCCCGAAGTTCCGCAGCGCGGTCACCATCCGCGTGGTCACCGCCGACGGCCAGACGCTCACCGTCTCCGGCTCGGTCACCGGCAAGGAGGAGGTCGAGAAGATCGTCGAGGTCAACGGCCGCCACTTCGACCTGCGTGCCGAGGGTGACGTGCTGCTGCTCGAGTACCCCGACCGCCCCGGCATCATGGGCCGCGTCGGCACCCTGCTCGGCGAGGCGGGCGTGAACATCGAGGCCGCGCAGATCAGCCAGACCACCGACGGCTCGGACTCGGTCATGCTGCTGCGCGTGGACCGCGAGGTCGGCGCGCACCTGCTGGAGCCGATCGGCGCGGGCGTGGGCACCCACACCATCCGCGGCATCCATCTGGGCTAA
- a CDS encoding TetR/AcrR family transcriptional regulator, translating into MRADALRNYERLLSEAKLAFRSHGVEASLEDIARNAGVGIGTLYRHFPTREALIETLLRDRFDSQAAAARELLGHPSPFEALTTWLLGLGKTSSEYKGLPEAMAAAIDQPGSPLYVSCHEMQAAASQLVDRARESGELRAGATTRELLLLTHAVVWASEHHPSDDGMDRLFALVVTGLRAS; encoded by the coding sequence ATGCGCGCCGACGCCCTCCGCAACTACGAACGCCTGCTCAGTGAGGCGAAACTCGCCTTCCGCAGCCATGGCGTCGAGGCGTCGCTGGAGGACATCGCGCGCAACGCCGGCGTCGGGATCGGCACGCTCTACCGGCATTTCCCGACCCGCGAGGCGCTCATCGAGACCTTGCTCCGGGATCGGTTCGACAGTCAGGCCGCCGCCGCGCGCGAGCTGCTCGGCCATCCGTCGCCGTTCGAGGCGCTGACGACCTGGCTACTCGGGCTCGGCAAGACGTCGAGTGAGTACAAGGGGCTGCCGGAGGCGATGGCGGCCGCCATCGACCAGCCGGGCTCGCCGCTCTACGTCTCATGTCATGAGATGCAGGCCGCCGCGTCCCAGCTGGTGGACAGGGCGCGCGAATCGGGCGAATTGCGCGCGGGCGCCACGACGCGCGAACTGCTTCTCCTTACCCACGCCGTTGTTTGGGCGAGCGAACATCATCCATCCGATGATGGGATGGATCGGCTTTTCGCTCTTGTTGTCACCGGGTTGCGGGCAAGTTAA
- a CDS encoding TIGR03620 family F420-dependent LLM class oxidoreductase, with amino-acid sequence MSVGIWTFTLEGKKPAEIRDAAQQIEDLGFDTLWFGEAYGREAFTQAAVLLAATSKLRVATGIAQTAWREPAAAAGAERLLDQAYPGRFVHGLGGHRVGSRPVTAIRDYLTALDKALAEPAPTRVVAALGPRMLEVARDHADGAHPYFVPVSHTAFARDVLGPGKFLAVEQAVTFDPALAREHVGLYVKLAPHHQANLRRLGFSEEEQAAVSPRLVDALVAVGPDAIGARVQAQLDAGADHVCLQVLTGDDEIPLAEWRRLKDVVSV; translated from the coding sequence GTGAGCGTTGGAATCTGGACTTTCACCTTGGAGGGCAAGAAACCCGCCGAAATCCGCGATGCCGCACAGCAGATCGAGGACCTCGGTTTCGACACGCTCTGGTTCGGCGAGGCGTACGGCCGCGAGGCATTCACCCAGGCCGCCGTCCTGCTGGCGGCGACCTCGAAGTTGCGCGTCGCCACCGGCATCGCCCAGACCGCCTGGCGCGAACCGGCCGCGGCGGCGGGCGCGGAACGCCTGCTCGATCAGGCCTATCCCGGCCGCTTCGTGCACGGCCTCGGCGGCCACCGCGTCGGCTCCCGCCCGGTCACCGCCATCCGCGATTACCTGACCGCGCTGGACAAGGCGCTCGCCGAGCCCGCACCGACGCGCGTCGTCGCCGCGCTCGGCCCCCGCATGCTGGAGGTCGCCCGCGACCACGCCGACGGCGCGCACCCGTACTTCGTCCCCGTCTCCCACACGGCCTTCGCCCGCGATGTGCTCGGCCCCGGCAAGTTCCTCGCGGTCGAGCAGGCGGTCACCTTCGACCCGGCGCTGGCACGCGAACACGTCGGCCTCTACGTGAAGCTCGCCCCGCACCACCAGGCGAACCTGCGCCGCCTGGGCTTCAGCGAGGAAGAACAGGCCGCCGTCTCACCCCGCCTCGTCGACGCACTGGTCGCCGTCGGCCCTGACGCGATCGGCGCTCGCGTCCAAGCCCAGCTCGACGCGGGCGCCGACCACGTCTGTCTCCAAGTGCTCACCGGCGACGACGAAATCCCGCTGGCGGAGTGGCGCAGGCTCAAAGACGTCGTGAGTGTTTAG
- a CDS encoding ankyrin repeat domain-containing protein gives MQAYQSDPEYYTGRAFGLLESAEDGTPGAVAAFGDLPRDENGARTALARQHGFATWRELLKHDVGDEPFARAYRAIESRDIEGLTAIVDEHPEVVNVSGTNGNDLLGMAGATCDERLSKVLLDRGADPARGNVHGWTPLHQAAYSNLPPLIDMLLEAGAPTDVSARGDGGTPLVVALFWGNREAAEKLAHHSLAPGNLRVAAGLGRIDLLGTAGGEHRQFYRPHSGFPRWKPADDPREALDEALTWAARNDRTEAVEALVARGADLEADVYRGTPLLWAAAQGKVAAVRKLIELGANVNAQATFGGPGHGKDVTALHLAAQNNALDVIGVLLDAGADPGLKDGLFDSTAAGWAEHCESPEALEVLVRVAGDC, from the coding sequence ATGCAGGCCTACCAGTCGGATCCCGAGTACTACACCGGGCGAGCGTTCGGGTTGCTCGAGTCGGCTGAGGACGGGACACCGGGCGCGGTCGCGGCGTTCGGCGACCTGCCGCGTGACGAGAACGGCGCCCGGACCGCGCTGGCGCGGCAGCACGGGTTCGCGACTTGGCGTGAGCTGCTCAAGCACGACGTGGGCGACGAGCCGTTCGCGCGGGCTTACCGGGCCATCGAGAGCCGGGACATCGAGGGGCTCACGGCGATCGTCGACGAGCATCCCGAGGTCGTGAATGTCAGTGGCACCAACGGAAACGACTTGCTCGGCATGGCGGGGGCGACCTGCGACGAGCGGCTCAGCAAGGTCTTGCTCGACCGGGGCGCCGACCCGGCGCGGGGCAACGTTCACGGCTGGACCCCGTTGCACCAAGCCGCGTACAGCAACCTGCCACCGCTGATCGACATGCTGCTCGAAGCGGGCGCGCCGACGGACGTCTCGGCGCGCGGCGACGGTGGCACTCCCCTTGTGGTGGCGTTGTTCTGGGGCAATCGCGAAGCTGCCGAGAAGCTCGCGCACCACAGCCTCGCGCCGGGGAATCTCCGGGTGGCCGCCGGGCTCGGACGTATCGATCTGCTCGGCACAGCAGGCGGCGAGCATCGGCAGTTTTACCGGCCACACAGCGGTTTCCCGCGCTGGAAGCCGGCCGACGACCCGCGCGAGGCCTTGGACGAAGCACTCACCTGGGCCGCTCGAAACGACCGCACCGAGGCGGTGGAAGCACTCGTCGCGCGCGGCGCCGATCTCGAAGCCGACGTCTACCGCGGCACCCCGCTGCTCTGGGCCGCCGCGCAGGGGAAGGTCGCCGCTGTCCGCAAGCTGATCGAACTCGGCGCGAACGTCAACGCACAGGCCACTTTCGGCGGACCGGGACACGGCAAGGACGTCACCGCGCTACACCTCGCCGCGCAGAACAACGCGCTCGACGTCATCGGCGTCCTGCTCGACGCCGGAGCCGACCCGGGCCTGAAAGACGGGCTGTTCGACAGCACGGCCGCCGGGTGGGCCGAGCATTGCGAAAGCCCCGAGGCGCTGGAAGTGCTCGTGCGCGTTGCGGGCGACTGTTGA
- a CDS encoding glycoside hydrolase family 5 protein: MIKRSVGLVVAACGLLLTACLPADAAPPSALPQRLKVSGAQVLDPQGHPIVLRGYNWGQWGTVQPEDGADNAAAGANSVRIPLRWWGEWKEDVDSRDPDAPGHIDPAHLALLDQTIARAVDKHLWVTLFVDSDYGQGAGGRPDNFWSNPAMKQQFVEVWQFLAHRYRTVPYMGAYEILPEPKPIGVDDDGVRAFYDSIIPVIRRIDARIPVIVGPNDNYNLKHLPGAHTTIDPNVIYTGNYFIFDNTLSRIPDILDFRQRFDAPVWINQVGIPSGNPDSRAKARSVLGAFAENDIGWAWWTYRISGSNPDTHGIYYLSPDGWVVKPEWLKLVNSFL, translated from the coding sequence GGTGGTGGCGGCCTGCGGGCTGCTGCTGACCGCGTGCCTGCCCGCGGACGCCGCGCCGCCGAGCGCGCTGCCGCAACGCCTGAAGGTCTCCGGCGCCCAGGTGCTCGATCCGCAGGGGCACCCGATCGTCCTGCGTGGCTACAACTGGGGGCAGTGGGGGACGGTCCAGCCGGAGGACGGCGCCGACAACGCCGCGGCCGGCGCCAACTCGGTGCGCATCCCGTTGCGCTGGTGGGGTGAGTGGAAGGAGGACGTCGACAGCCGCGACCCGGACGCGCCGGGCCACATCGACCCCGCGCACCTGGCGCTACTGGACCAGACGATCGCCCGCGCCGTGGACAAGCACCTCTGGGTGACGTTGTTCGTCGACTCCGACTACGGCCAGGGCGCCGGCGGGCGTCCCGACAACTTCTGGTCCAACCCGGCGATGAAGCAGCAGTTCGTCGAGGTGTGGCAGTTCCTCGCCCACCGCTACCGCACCGTGCCGTACATGGGCGCCTACGAAATCCTGCCGGAGCCCAAGCCGATCGGCGTCGACGACGACGGCGTGCGCGCGTTCTACGATTCGATCATCCCGGTGATCCGCCGCATCGACGCGCGCATCCCGGTGATCGTCGGCCCGAACGACAACTACAACCTCAAGCATCTCCCCGGCGCGCACACCACGATCGACCCGAACGTCATCTACACCGGCAACTACTTCATCTTCGACAACACGCTGTCCCGCATCCCCGACATCCTCGACTTCCGGCAGCGCTTCGACGCGCCGGTCTGGATCAACCAGGTCGGCATTCCCAGCGGCAACCCGGACAGCCGCGCGAAGGCGCGCAGCGTGCTCGGCGCGTTCGCCGAGAACGACATCGGCTGGGCCTGGTGGACCTACCGGATCAGCGGCTCGAACCCGGACACGCACGGCATCTACTACCTGAGCCCCGACGGCTGGGTGGTCAAGCCCGAGTGGCTCAAGCTCGTCAACAGCTTCCTGTAA